The Brachyspira aalborgi genome has a segment encoding these proteins:
- a CDS encoding EFR1 family ferrodoxin (N-terminal region resembles flavodoxins. C-terminal ferrodoxin region binds two 4Fe-4S clusters.) gives MNINKVYSVYYSATGTTQKIASFLGETIAKKLNIPFEKYNYSLPKRREKILEFKENELIICASPTYAGRVPNVMLPFLKNNIKGNGALAVPVVLFGNRNFDDSLIELRNILEDNGFRTIAGGGFIGEHAFSYTLGANRPDEKDMAIALDFAEKIADKIINLTEIPKEPIKVRGNEPLRPYYMPRDRHEHAIDILKVKPKVDVPKCTDCKICAYVCPMASIDFNDVTKYVNICTKCGACIKKCPEKCRYYDDAGYLYHQHELEEEFERRAEPEIFYM, from the coding sequence ATGAATATAAATAAAGTTTATTCCGTATATTATAGCGCTACGGGAACTACTCAAAAAATCGCTTCATTCTTAGGAGAGACAATAGCTAAAAAATTAAATATTCCGTTTGAAAAGTATAATTATAGTTTGCCAAAAAGAAGAGAGAAAATTTTAGAATTCAAAGAAAATGAATTAATAATATGCGCGTCTCCTACTTATGCGGGAAGAGTTCCAAATGTAATGCTTCCTTTTCTTAAAAATAATATTAAAGGAAACGGAGCTTTAGCAGTTCCAGTTGTTCTTTTTGGAAATAGAAATTTTGACGATTCTTTAATAGAATTAAGAAACATATTGGAAGATAACGGATTTAGAACTATAGCGGGCGGCGGATTCATAGGCGAGCATGCATTTTCCTACACTTTAGGAGCGAACAGACCTGACGAAAAAGATATGGCTATCGCTTTAGATTTCGCCGAAAAAATAGCGGATAAAATAATTAATCTCACGGAAATTCCTAAAGAGCCAATAAAAGTGAGAGGAAACGAACCTTTGCGTCCTTATTATATGCCGAGAGATAGACATGAACATGCTATAGATATTTTGAAAGTAAAGCCGAAAGTCGATGTTCCAAAATGCACCGATTGTAAAATATGCGCTTATGTTTGCCCAATGGCTTCTATAGATTTTAACGATGTGACAAAATATGTTAATATTTGCACGAAATGCGGCGCTTGTATAAAAAAATGCCCTGAAAAATGCAGATATTATGACGATGCAGGTTATTTATATCATCAACATGAATTAGAAGAAGAATTTGAAAGAAGAGCCGAACCTGAAATATTTTATATGTAA
- a CDS encoding ATP-binding cassette domain-containing protein — protein MIKVENITKRFKNRTVLKSISFQIEKGEFVSIIGPSGCGKTTLLKMINRLIKSTLDKMSNKIYDIRIKLNTI, from the coding sequence ATGATAAAAGTAGAAAATATCACTAAAAGATTCAAAAATCGAACGGTTTTAAAATCAATTTCATTCCAAATTGAAAAAGGCGAATTTGTATCTATAATCGGACCTAGCGGTTGCGGTAAAACTACGCTTTTAAAAATGATTAATAGACTAATAAAGTCAACTTTGGATAAGATGTCAAATAAAATTTACGATATTAGAATTAAATTAAACACAATATAA
- a CDS encoding PepSY-like domain-containing protein, translating into MKKIFTLLFLFSAFLMADDIYIMPEQLPQNALQFIQKYFPNVNILYAEMDKKGYEVQLSNGVEIEFLRNGEFKEIEGNYVALPFEILPQSVANTVGKTYPNTVITKIKRKWNFYEVKLNNMMELYIDANGQLLGQKFDD; encoded by the coding sequence ATGAAAAAAATATTTACATTATTATTTTTATTTAGCGCTTTTCTTATGGCGGACGATATATATATAATGCCCGAGCAATTGCCTCAAAACGCATTGCAATTTATACAAAAATATTTTCCAAATGTTAATATTCTATACGCCGAAATGGATAAAAAAGGTTATGAGGTTCAATTATCAAACGGAGTCGAAATTGAATTTTTGAGAAACGGAGAGTTTAAAGAAATAGAAGGAAATTATGTCGCTTTGCCTTTTGAAATATTGCCTCAAAGCGTTGCAAATACTGTTGGCAAAACATATCCTAATACGGTTATAACTAAAATAAAAAGAAAATGGAATTTCTATGAAGTAAAACTTAACAATATGATGGAACTTTATATAGACGCAAACGGACAACTTTTAGGACAAAAATTTGACGATTAA